A genomic segment from Janibacter sp. DB-40 encodes:
- a CDS encoding DNA-3-methyladenine glycosylase 2 family protein: protein MRTRRHRPPAPLDVDRTLAPFVRGSGDPTSERGRDGWWFAWSTPEGSVTLHLVQDADEVLARAWGGGGEWMLERLPDLLGARDDPSGFTPHHDLVAREWPRQSGWRVPANALVSQMLVCSVIEQKVTGREAFSSLRQLVRRFGSPAPGPGEERGLVAPPSPAQWARIPSWAWVRAGVDGSRSRTVVAAMRVAGRLDECADLPLQEAQRRMRSLPGIGVWTAAEVAQRALGDADSPSFGDYHVAKDVTLALDGTIGDDARMAELLAPYEGQRYRAQRVVTAAARRPRRGPRRSLPTHLPTRW, encoded by the coding sequence GTGAGGACCCGACGGCACCGGCCGCCCGCGCCGCTCGACGTCGACCGGACGCTGGCCCCCTTCGTCCGCGGATCGGGTGATCCCACCAGCGAGCGGGGCAGGGACGGCTGGTGGTTCGCCTGGAGCACTCCCGAGGGTTCGGTGACCCTGCACCTCGTCCAGGACGCGGACGAGGTCCTCGCCCGCGCCTGGGGCGGGGGAGGGGAGTGGATGTTGGAGCGGCTCCCCGACCTGCTCGGTGCCCGCGACGACCCGAGCGGCTTCACCCCGCACCACGACCTCGTCGCGCGGGAGTGGCCCCGCCAGTCCGGTTGGCGCGTGCCCGCCAACGCACTCGTGTCGCAGATGCTCGTGTGCTCGGTGATCGAGCAGAAGGTCACCGGCCGCGAGGCCTTCAGCAGCCTGCGGCAGCTCGTCCGCCGGTTCGGCAGCCCGGCGCCGGGGCCGGGGGAGGAGCGGGGGCTGGTCGCGCCGCCGAGTCCGGCGCAGTGGGCCCGGATCCCGTCGTGGGCCTGGGTCCGGGCCGGGGTGGACGGCTCGCGCTCGCGCACCGTCGTCGCCGCGATGCGTGTCGCGGGACGCCTCGACGAGTGCGCCGACCTGCCGCTGCAGGAGGCGCAGCGTCGGATGCGCTCGCTACCGGGGATCGGCGTGTGGACGGCCGCCGAGGTCGCCCAGCGGGCACTGGGCGACGCGGACTCGCCGAGCTTCGGCGACTACCACGTGGCCAAGGACGTGACCCTGGCCCTGGACGGCACGATCGGGGACGACGCGCGGATGGCCGAGCTCCTGGCGCCGTACGAGGGACAGCGCTACCGCGCGCAGCGGGTGGTCACGGCGGCCGCGCGCCGGCCGCGACGCGGACCGCGTCGCAGCCTGCCGACCCACCTGCCCACCCGGTGGTGA
- a CDS encoding 2-phospho-L-lactate transferase CofD family protein: MRITVISGGEPGARFTRGLLDHLEHHPDLGGAEVTVIANTGDDISLWGLRLCPDLDLLVEALGTAGGAGSSHVVGDELAALGLEPQWYPVSDREMGVHVARTAWLGRGDSLSQVTAHLARTRGVPDTVRILPMSDVPVETHVVLDGPEDQRAVHVQQWRRELASPGAARFVVAGLDRAHPGTEVLDAVRSADVVLLPPSDPVLALGIVLGVPGVRDALRGTSAPVVGVSPVVDDVPAPQPLAASLATVGVVTSGGVAGLFKDLLDGWVVDPADAGAAPAGSRWATAAHTAPLAESAPADVAATALAHALSLRS; this comes from the coding sequence ATGCGCATCACCGTGATCTCCGGGGGCGAACCCGGTGCCCGATTCACCCGCGGCCTGCTCGACCACCTCGAGCACCACCCCGACCTCGGGGGCGCGGAGGTCACCGTCATCGCCAACACCGGCGACGACATCTCCCTGTGGGGACTGCGGCTCTGCCCCGACCTCGACCTGCTCGTGGAGGCACTCGGGACGGCGGGGGGCGCCGGGTCCTCCCACGTCGTCGGTGACGAGCTGGCGGCGCTCGGTCTGGAGCCGCAGTGGTACCCGGTCTCCGACCGTGAGATGGGTGTCCACGTCGCCCGCACCGCCTGGCTGGGCCGGGGCGACTCCCTGAGCCAGGTCACCGCCCACCTCGCTCGGACCCGCGGGGTGCCCGACACCGTACGCATCCTGCCGATGTCCGATGTCCCCGTCGAGACGCACGTCGTGCTCGACGGCCCCGAGGACCAGCGTGCGGTGCACGTGCAGCAGTGGCGCCGCGAGCTCGCGAGCCCCGGCGCCGCGCGCTTCGTCGTCGCGGGCCTGGACCGCGCGCACCCCGGCACCGAGGTCCTCGACGCCGTCCGCAGCGCCGACGTCGTGCTCCTGCCCCCGAGCGACCCCGTCCTCGCGCTGGGCATCGTCCTGGGCGTCCCCGGGGTGCGTGACGCCCTGCGCGGCACCTCCGCCCCCGTGGTGGGCGTGAGCCCCGTCGTCGACGACGTCCCGGCCCCGCAGCCGCTCGCGGCCTCCCTGGCGACCGTCGGAGTCGTCACCTCCGGCGGCGTCGCCGGGCTCTTCAAGGACCTGCTCGACGGCTGGGTCGTCGACCCCGCCGATGCAGGTGCAGCGCCTGCCGGGTCCCGCTGGGCCACCGCAGCGCACACCGCGCCGCTCGCGGAGTCCGCCCCGGCGGACGTCGCCGCCACCGCGCTGGCGCACGCACTCTCCCTTCGCTCCTGA
- a CDS encoding metallopeptidase family protein: MSRHRDRRGRGMRGPLAHPDVPTMTSRAQAFDDLVLDVAHRYEPVLGRRWSQVEFAVEEVPPSDPASWEDGVPLARLWPAKGRLPARIVVYRRPILTAARGRNHAIIVHDVLVEQIALLLGVDPREIDPHRP; encoded by the coding sequence ATGAGCCGCCACCGGGACCGACGAGGACGCGGGATGCGTGGGCCACTGGCCCACCCCGATGTCCCGACGATGACCTCGCGCGCACAGGCCTTCGACGACCTCGTCCTCGACGTCGCCCATCGCTACGAGCCCGTGCTGGGGCGGCGCTGGTCGCAGGTGGAGTTCGCGGTCGAGGAGGTCCCGCCCTCCGATCCCGCGTCGTGGGAGGACGGCGTCCCGCTCGCCCGGTTGTGGCCGGCCAAGGGGCGCCTGCCGGCACGAATCGTCGTCTACCGCCGTCCGATCCTCACGGCGGCACGGGGACGCAACCACGCGATCATCGTGCACGACGTGCTCGTGGAGCAGATCGCGCTGCTGCTGGGTGTCGACCCGCGCGAGATCGATCCGCACCGGCCCTGA
- a CDS encoding glycosyltransferase — MTQQTGTTSSATPSRRTTAPPATVTAVIVARSREGTGQTVRALLAQDLRPDRVLLVDGALDGLGDTSDLLAPVDDAEIDVLTTTLGGRRGLRRILPSMVDSLPRADVGRDLVWVLTSRSRPHPEALRRLVSAAGRTVGMVAPKLVDEEDPSRIVRLGLQVTRTGRIVPEPAAGTTDQGQYDRTIDAISAPLEGLLIDRAVLERLGGHDPGMGDFGGDLDLGWRAQRAGHRVVLAPGAAVAVAPTAAERRPTVDHRRQARRVALTRCHLLAAPFLALWILVGSLLGGLALIVLKRPGMGASELASIPAAIDPRSLRSRLRGKAPREVARRDLSSLFVPPSAARRRLADEARGSVGRDKGVAARSLEAEGRSVLLHPLLWVVLAAGVMSGWAARHITDELRHRFDAGLVGGELLGGRATGGQLWDSWWMAWHGQGWGNGIEQSPATAVLAGVTTVAGWIPAVGEGDSPAGIVLAVFVIAALPLAAAVAWTSTRTFTHRPWLRAVVALAWVTSAPAAVAVGEGRIGALLLLVLLPRVAAGLVRAGRRRTAYSDVVRTALWAALLGTVAPLVGIAVVLVGLGHLLRGGARGHWRGLTLALTPLLLAGPWLLALRREPAHLLTGWGLTGTPVDLPPWQLALGQLPGGAATTWWTAGVLAVGALALLVPGPRRASWVAAAAAVLGIGWAVGASHLVLGHRPAGAVEAGTAITPWVGTGQLVLVGAALVAVLLAADVLPDSLRGAGRRSLLIVPAVALTVAAVGSGVVVAEHSYGDRLTTWRDPRPLVAIAGAEGATAARTLVVDRRENQLVYRLLGSEPGDLVRDLPYETPPVPGEEQVASAVARAFGLGEGERAPADVLAEQGVAHLVVLDATDAELRLLDASPGLSRLGSSAGNYTWAVRSPVTDGSTSSRVRVTSGGSSAPVEGVGAHADTDGPVPVPGGDRLTVAESLDWSDQTEVRADGKPLELLTRSAVPTYDLPEGTDEVDIDVGAGHPVWKIVQIIALVLALYLALPTERRPDLEDEEAR, encoded by the coding sequence GTGACGCAGCAGACCGGTACCACGTCCTCCGCCACCCCCTCCCGGCGGACGACGGCGCCTCCGGCGACCGTCACGGCCGTCATCGTGGCGCGTTCGAGGGAGGGGACGGGCCAGACAGTGCGCGCCCTCCTCGCGCAGGACCTCCGGCCCGATCGCGTGCTCCTCGTCGACGGGGCCCTCGACGGACTCGGCGACACCAGTGACCTCCTCGCACCGGTGGACGACGCCGAGATCGATGTCCTGACGACCACACTCGGCGGCCGGCGCGGTCTGCGCCGGATCCTGCCGTCGATGGTCGACAGCCTTCCGCGAGCCGACGTCGGCCGGGACCTGGTCTGGGTGCTGACCTCGCGCTCGCGGCCCCACCCGGAGGCCCTGCGTCGACTCGTCTCCGCAGCCGGGAGGACCGTCGGCATGGTCGCGCCCAAGCTCGTCGACGAGGAGGACCCCTCCCGGATCGTGCGGCTGGGCCTGCAGGTCACCCGTACCGGGCGCATCGTTCCCGAGCCGGCCGCCGGGACCACCGACCAGGGGCAGTACGACCGCACCATCGATGCGATCTCCGCACCGCTGGAGGGTCTGCTCATCGACCGCGCCGTGCTCGAGCGGCTCGGCGGCCACGACCCCGGCATGGGCGACTTCGGTGGCGATCTCGACCTCGGGTGGCGCGCCCAGCGGGCAGGACACCGGGTCGTCCTCGCCCCGGGCGCCGCCGTCGCCGTCGCGCCCACGGCGGCGGAGCGACGTCCGACCGTCGACCACCGCCGGCAGGCCCGGCGGGTGGCCCTGACCCGTTGCCACCTCCTGGCGGCCCCCTTCCTCGCGTTGTGGATCCTCGTCGGCTCCCTCCTCGGGGGGCTGGCCCTCATCGTCCTCAAGCGGCCGGGGATGGGCGCGTCCGAGCTGGCGAGCATCCCCGCCGCGATCGACCCGCGCAGCCTGCGCTCGCGACTGCGCGGCAAGGCCCCCCGAGAGGTCGCCCGTCGCGACCTCTCCTCGCTCTTCGTCCCGCCGTCGGCGGCCCGTCGCCGGCTCGCCGACGAGGCCCGCGGCTCGGTGGGCCGGGACAAGGGCGTCGCCGCCCGATCCCTCGAGGCCGAGGGGCGCAGCGTCCTGCTCCACCCGCTGCTGTGGGTGGTCCTCGCGGCGGGGGTGATGTCGGGTTGGGCCGCGCGCCACATCACCGACGAGTTGCGTCACCGCTTCGACGCCGGCCTCGTCGGTGGCGAGCTGCTCGGGGGCCGGGCCACCGGTGGCCAGCTGTGGGACTCCTGGTGGATGGCCTGGCACGGTCAGGGTTGGGGCAACGGCATCGAGCAGTCGCCCGCCACTGCCGTCCTCGCCGGGGTGACCACCGTCGCCGGCTGGATCCCCGCCGTCGGTGAGGGGGACTCGCCTGCGGGGATCGTCCTGGCCGTCTTCGTCATCGCCGCCCTTCCCCTGGCCGCCGCCGTCGCCTGGACGAGCACACGCACCTTCACCCATCGTCCGTGGCTGCGGGCCGTCGTGGCCCTGGCCTGGGTGACCTCCGCGCCTGCCGCCGTGGCCGTCGGCGAAGGGAGGATCGGCGCCCTCCTCCTCCTCGTGCTGCTGCCCCGGGTCGCCGCGGGTCTGGTGCGCGCCGGTCGACGCCGCACGGCGTACAGCGACGTCGTGCGGACCGCCCTGTGGGCCGCACTGCTCGGGACCGTGGCCCCCCTCGTCGGCATCGCGGTTGTCCTCGTCGGGCTCGGCCACCTCCTGCGCGGCGGGGCGCGCGGCCACTGGCGCGGCCTCACCCTCGCGCTCACCCCCCTCCTCCTGGCGGGACCGTGGCTGCTGGCCCTGCGCCGCGAGCCCGCCCACCTGCTCACCGGCTGGGGCCTGACCGGCACCCCCGTCGACCTGCCACCGTGGCAGCTCGCGCTCGGGCAGCTGCCCGGTGGTGCGGCGACGACGTGGTGGACCGCGGGCGTGCTTGCCGTCGGTGCGCTCGCGCTGCTCGTGCCCGGGCCCCGACGGGCCTCCTGGGTCGCGGCCGCAGCCGCTGTCCTCGGCATCGGCTGGGCCGTGGGCGCCTCCCACCTCGTCCTCGGGCACCGACCCGCGGGCGCGGTCGAGGCCGGCACGGCCATCACCCCGTGGGTCGGCACGGGCCAGCTCGTCCTCGTGGGAGCGGCCCTGGTCGCGGTGCTGCTCGCCGCGGACGTGCTGCCGGACTCCCTTCGCGGCGCAGGCCGTCGCTCCCTGCTGATCGTGCCCGCCGTCGCCCTCACCGTCGCGGCAGTGGGCAGCGGAGTGGTCGTCGCAGAGCACTCCTACGGTGACCGGCTGACGACCTGGCGGGACCCGCGCCCGCTCGTCGCGATCGCCGGAGCAGAGGGGGCGACCGCCGCCCGCACCCTCGTCGTCGACCGGCGCGAGAACCAGCTGGTCTACCGCCTCCTCGGCAGCGAGCCGGGTGACCTCGTGCGCGACCTCCCGTACGAGACGCCACCGGTCCCCGGCGAGGAGCAGGTCGCGAGCGCGGTGGCACGGGCATTCGGGCTCGGCGAGGGCGAACGGGCTCCCGCGGACGTCCTCGCCGAGCAGGGTGTCGCGCATCTCGTCGTCCTCGACGCGACCGACGCCGAGCTCCGGCTGCTCGATGCCTCCCCGGGCCTGTCCCGGCTCGGGTCGAGTGCCGGGAACTACACGTGGGCGGTGCGCTCGCCGGTCACCGACGGGTCGACCTCCTCGCGGGTGCGTGTCACGAGCGGGGGGTCCAGCGCGCCTGTCGAGGGCGTCGGTGCACATGCCGACACCGACGGCCCGGTCCCCGTCCCCGGTGGTGACCGACTGACCGTCGCCGAGTCGCTCGACTGGAGCGACCAGACCGAGGTGCGGGCCGACGGGAAGCCGCTCGAGCTGCTCACCCGCAGCGCCGTGCCGACCTACGACCTGCCCGAGGGCACCGACGAGGTGGACATCGACGTCGGAGCCGGCCACCCGGTGTGGAAGATCGTCCAGATCATCGCCCTCGTGCTCGCGCTCTACCTCGCCCTGCCCACGGAGCGCCGACCTGACCTCGAGGACGAGGAGGCCCGATGA
- a CDS encoding DUF3499 domain-containing protein, giving the protein MTLSRQCSRAACPRPAAGTLTYVYSDSTVVLGPLATYAEPHAYDLCDEHATRLTAPRGWDVVRLAIDQPAPASHDDLVAIAEAVRARPSAATDSERTADLPTTARREPASVTETGRRGHLRVLRDRD; this is encoded by the coding sequence GTGACTCTTTCCCGACAGTGCTCCCGAGCGGCGTGCCCGCGACCGGCTGCCGGGACCCTCACCTACGTCTACTCCGACTCGACGGTGGTCCTGGGCCCCTTGGCCACCTACGCGGAGCCGCACGCCTACGACCTGTGCGACGAGCACGCCACGCGGCTGACCGCCCCGCGCGGGTGGGACGTCGTCCGGCTTGCCATCGACCAGCCGGCGCCCGCGTCCCACGACGACCTCGTCGCCATCGCCGAGGCGGTGCGCGCCCGCCCCTCGGCGGCCACCGACTCCGAGCGCACCGCGGACCTCCCGACGACTGCCCGCCGGGAGCCCGCCAGCGTGACGGAGACCGGCCGTCGCGGCCACCTGCGGGTGCTGCGCGACCGCGACTGA
- a CDS encoding WhiB family transcriptional regulator: protein MLHELHLITADEIDESEPTELSWQERSLCAQTDPEAFFPEKGGSTREAKKVCTGCEVRKECLEYALEHDERFGIWGGLSERERRKLKKRAV, encoded by the coding sequence ATGTTGCACGAGCTTCACCTGATCACCGCCGATGAAATCGACGAGTCCGAGCCGACTGAGTTGTCCTGGCAGGAGCGGTCGCTGTGCGCGCAGACCGATCCTGAGGCCTTCTTTCCGGAGAAGGGCGGCTCCACGCGCGAGGCGAAGAAGGTCTGCACGGGGTGCGAGGTGCGCAAGGAGTGCCTCGAGTACGCCCTCGAGCACGACGAGCGCTTCGGCATCTGGGGCGGCCTCTCCGAGCGCGAGCGCCGCAAGCTGAAGAAGCGCGCGGTCTGA
- a CDS encoding TerC family protein — MDVPFWVWAAVLAFIVVMLAVDLFAHRHAHVIGVREAAVWSGVWVALGVAFGAIVWSVWGPEFGQQYFAGYLIEKSLAVDNVFVWAIIFSYFAVPREYQHRVLFLGVLGALVFRGVFIAAGAVLIQNFTWILYVFAAFLLYTGYRMIRQRNEHLDPAKSAVLRAFRRLVPMTEAYHDQKLLVRRGGMLLATPLLAVLVLVEVTDVVFAVDSIPAIFAVTDEVFLVFTANAFAVLGLRAMYFLLADLVHRFIYLKIGLALVLIWVGTKMMLKIDIFYIPTTLSLAVVATIITVSVVASLRATRGQGRRVLAAPTDPPFRVATEAENAVLEPLWGSRGATSTPSDPRPR, encoded by the coding sequence ATGGATGTCCCGTTCTGGGTCTGGGCCGCGGTGTTGGCCTTCATCGTGGTGATGCTGGCCGTGGACCTGTTCGCCCACCGCCACGCCCACGTGATCGGGGTGCGGGAAGCCGCGGTCTGGTCCGGGGTGTGGGTGGCCCTCGGTGTCGCCTTCGGCGCCATCGTCTGGTCCGTGTGGGGGCCGGAGTTCGGTCAGCAGTATTTCGCCGGGTACCTCATCGAGAAGTCGCTGGCGGTGGACAACGTCTTCGTCTGGGCGATCATCTTCAGCTACTTCGCCGTACCCCGGGAGTACCAGCACCGGGTGCTGTTCCTCGGTGTGCTGGGCGCCCTGGTCTTCCGCGGCGTCTTCATCGCCGCCGGCGCCGTGCTGATCCAGAACTTCACCTGGATCCTCTACGTCTTCGCCGCATTCCTGCTCTACACCGGGTACCGGATGATCCGCCAGCGCAACGAGCACCTCGACCCCGCGAAGTCCGCCGTGCTGCGGGCCTTTCGCCGCTTGGTGCCGATGACCGAGGCCTACCACGACCAGAAGCTGCTGGTCCGCCGGGGCGGGATGCTGCTGGCCACCCCGCTGCTGGCGGTGCTGGTGCTGGTCGAGGTCACCGACGTGGTCTTCGCTGTGGACTCCATCCCGGCGATCTTCGCCGTCACCGACGAGGTGTTCCTGGTCTTCACCGCCAACGCCTTCGCGGTCCTGGGCCTGCGCGCGATGTACTTCCTGCTGGCCGATCTCGTCCACCGGTTCATCTACCTCAAGATCGGCCTGGCCCTGGTGCTGATCTGGGTCGGGACCAAGATGATGCTCAAGATCGACATCTTCTACATCCCCACCACCCTCTCCCTGGCCGTCGTCGCCACGATCATCACCGTCTCCGTCGTCGCCAGCCTGCGCGCCACCCGCGGCCAGGGGCGCCGAGTCCTGGCTGCTCCGACCGACCCGCCGTTCCGGGTCGCCACCGAGGCGGAGAATGCCGTCCTGGAGCCGCTGTGGGGGTCACGTGGCGCGACTTCCACTCCCTCCGACCCCCGGCCCCGCTAG
- a CDS encoding DUF5719 family protein has product MSSPGPDRRVWLHPAARVVAVGVLSAGVVLGADRLGAVSSGPVAQGTGEQVAATDVTSYCSGDPLADSSEIDVTGSTAAHAAPDTVLQGVVTPSGEPGEIAVGDLSDDPAETEGDATPEGRPASVVEDGLGEPVRVRARADHAPGVAVGQSFVAGGDRATGLAAVPCTAPTADAWLVSGGAQEGRQEHLVLTNPGANPVSVTVATLGGEAEESVVVPPRDREVVLLDAIGGTDTPQAVHVTSSNGLVVPTIVDHHLDGLTPAGVETSVPTRAPSRRQVIPAGAEGDGRGLVVGVPGGSDAVVQVRSLGEGGSRSATVETVPAGSAVDLDLPDTSGAHAWLVESDEPVVAAAHLTREASDGTRDMAWSVATPAIRSLGGVALPPIRARTWPAPSASPPTRSRPPRRCTPCATAG; this is encoded by the coding sequence ATGAGCAGCCCCGGCCCGGACCGCCGCGTCTGGCTGCACCCGGCCGCGCGCGTCGTCGCCGTCGGCGTGCTGTCCGCAGGCGTCGTGCTCGGGGCCGACCGCCTCGGAGCCGTCTCCTCCGGCCCGGTGGCGCAGGGCACGGGCGAGCAGGTCGCCGCGACGGATGTCACCTCGTACTGCTCGGGTGACCCGCTCGCGGACAGCTCCGAGATCGACGTCACCGGCTCGACCGCCGCGCACGCCGCGCCCGACACGGTGCTCCAGGGCGTCGTCACCCCGAGCGGGGAGCCGGGGGAGATCGCCGTCGGCGACCTGTCCGACGACCCCGCCGAGACCGAGGGGGACGCCACGCCGGAGGGCCGGCCCGCCAGCGTGGTCGAGGACGGGCTGGGGGAACCGGTCCGGGTCCGCGCCCGTGCGGACCACGCCCCGGGCGTGGCAGTGGGACAGTCCTTCGTCGCCGGTGGTGACCGCGCCACCGGGCTGGCCGCGGTGCCCTGCACGGCGCCGACCGCCGATGCCTGGCTCGTGTCCGGTGGCGCCCAGGAGGGACGCCAGGAACACCTCGTACTGACCAACCCCGGCGCCAACCCGGTCTCCGTGACCGTCGCGACGCTCGGCGGGGAGGCGGAGGAGTCGGTCGTCGTCCCCCCGCGGGACCGCGAGGTCGTCCTCCTCGACGCCATCGGTGGGACGGACACCCCTCAGGCCGTGCACGTCACCAGCAGCAACGGACTCGTCGTCCCGACGATCGTCGACCACCACCTCGACGGGTTGACCCCCGCCGGGGTCGAGACCTCGGTCCCGACGAGGGCACCGAGCCGACGGCAGGTGATCCCCGCCGGTGCCGAGGGCGACGGGCGCGGGCTCGTCGTCGGAGTCCCCGGCGGGAGTGACGCCGTCGTCCAGGTCCGCAGCCTCGGCGAGGGCGGCTCACGCAGCGCGACGGTCGAGACCGTCCCCGCCGGCAGTGCCGTCGACCTCGACCTGCCCGACACCTCCGGTGCGCACGCCTGGCTCGTCGAGTCCGACGAGCCGGTCGTGGCCGCCGCCCACCTCACCCGGGAGGCCTCGGACGGGACGCGTGACATGGCCTGGTCGGTCGCGACCCCTGCCATTCGCTCGCTGGGCGGGGTCGCGCTACCCCCGATCCGGGCGAGGACGTGGCCCGCACCGTCAGCGTCGCCGCCGACGAGGAGCCGGCCTCCGCGGAGGTGCACGCCGTGCGCGACGGCAGGGTGA
- a CDS encoding phosphomannomutase/phosphoglucomutase has translation MTTLADFVKAYDVRGLVPEQLDVHVVHALGAAFTEVVALADGAPAVVVGHDMRPSSPELVEAFAAGVTARGVDALHIGLVSTDGLYYASGALGLPGAMFTASHNPPQYNGIKFCRSGARPVGRETGLASVRDLAQQLLDTGTTGFEGVAPGRVERRDVLAEYAAFLRGLVDLRGSRPLRVTVDAGNGMAGLTVPAVLGTEGGLAELPLRIDPLYFELDGTFPNHEANPLDPANLVDLQERVRSHGADLGIAFDGDADRCFVVDEAGDPVSPSAITAMIARREVAREVAAGREAGEVAIVHNAITSAAVPEIIEESGARPVRTRVGHSYVKAVMSEHDAAFGGEHSAHYYFRDFWFADTGMLAAMHVLAALGESDAPLSTVMAPYERYVASGEINSTVEDADAVTARVRAAHEDRDDVVLDELDGLTVTRGGEPMWWFNLRASNTEPLLRLNVEAADTHTMTQVRDDVLMMIRETR, from the coding sequence GTGACCACCCTCGCCGACTTCGTCAAGGCCTATGACGTGCGCGGGCTCGTGCCCGAGCAGCTGGACGTCCACGTCGTCCACGCGCTCGGGGCCGCCTTCACCGAGGTGGTCGCGCTCGCCGACGGGGCCCCCGCGGTCGTCGTCGGGCACGACATGCGCCCCAGCTCGCCCGAGCTCGTCGAGGCCTTCGCTGCCGGTGTCACCGCGCGCGGTGTCGACGCGCTCCACATCGGCCTCGTGAGCACGGACGGGCTCTACTACGCCAGCGGCGCCCTCGGCCTCCCGGGGGCCATGTTCACCGCCAGCCACAACCCGCCGCAGTACAACGGCATCAAGTTCTGCCGCTCCGGAGCCCGGCCCGTCGGGCGGGAGACCGGACTGGCGAGTGTCCGCGACCTGGCCCAGCAGCTCCTGGACACGGGGACGACCGGCTTCGAGGGCGTGGCCCCGGGGCGGGTGGAGCGACGTGACGTGCTCGCCGAGTACGCCGCCTTCCTCCGCGGCCTCGTCGACCTGCGGGGGTCGCGACCGCTCCGCGTGACCGTCGACGCCGGCAACGGCATGGCCGGCCTGACCGTCCCGGCCGTCCTCGGGACCGAGGGCGGCCTGGCGGAGCTGCCGCTGCGGATCGACCCGTTGTACTTCGAGCTCGACGGGACCTTCCCCAACCACGAGGCCAACCCGCTCGACCCCGCCAACCTCGTCGACCTGCAGGAGCGGGTGCGCAGCCACGGAGCCGACCTGGGCATCGCCTTCGACGGCGACGCGGACCGGTGCTTCGTCGTCGACGAGGCAGGCGACCCGGTCAGCCCGAGCGCGATCACCGCGATGATCGCCCGGCGCGAGGTGGCCCGCGAGGTCGCCGCGGGCCGCGAGGCGGGAGAGGTCGCGATCGTGCACAACGCGATCACCTCCGCCGCGGTGCCGGAGATCATCGAGGAGTCCGGCGCCCGACCCGTGCGCACCCGGGTCGGGCACTCCTACGTCAAGGCCGTCATGAGCGAGCACGACGCGGCCTTCGGGGGCGAGCACTCCGCGCACTACTACTTCCGTGACTTCTGGTTCGCCGACACCGGCATGCTCGCCGCGATGCACGTCCTCGCGGCGCTGGGGGAGTCCGACGCGCCGCTGAGCACGGTCATGGCCCCCTACGAGCGCTACGTCGCCTCGGGGGAGATCAACTCCACCGTCGAGGACGCCGACGCCGTGACCGCGCGTGTACGGGCGGCCCACGAGGACCGCGACGATGTGGTCCTCGATGAGCTCGACGGGCTGACCGTCACCCGTGGCGGGGAGCCGATGTGGTGGTTCAACCTGCGTGCGAGCAACACCGAGCCGTTGCTGCGCCTCAACGTCGAGGCGGCCGACACCCACACCATGACCCAGGTGCGAGACGATGTGCTGATGATGATCCGGGAGACACGATGA
- a CDS encoding winged helix-turn-helix domain-containing protein: protein MGPEETWTFLSNHGHVLLAVATDPDRRVRDIAAEVGITTRATVTILNDLEDAGYLRRTRIGRRTHYTVDPRRHFRHQLTADHEIGELLAIFTSAAP from the coding sequence GTGGGACCCGAAGAGACGTGGACGTTCCTGAGCAACCACGGCCACGTCCTCCTTGCCGTGGCCACCGACCCCGACCGGCGGGTCCGCGACATCGCCGCAGAGGTCGGTATCACCACCCGAGCGACGGTGACCATCCTCAACGACCTCGAGGACGCCGGCTACCTCCGCCGGACCCGGATCGGGCGGCGCACCCACTACACCGTCGACCCGCGCCGCCACTTCCGCCACCAGCTCACGGCCGATCACGAGATCGGGGAACTTCTCGCCATCTTCACCTCTGCCGCTCCGTGA
- a CDS encoding Trm112 family protein: MTDSTIEPWLREILRCPACRTALRDETGDGPELVCANPDCGLAYRVDRGIPVLLVDEARKPA, from the coding sequence ATGACCGATTCGACGATCGAGCCCTGGCTGCGCGAGATCCTGCGCTGCCCCGCCTGCCGCACCGCGCTGCGTGACGAGACCGGTGACGGCCCCGAGCTGGTGTGCGCGAATCCCGACTGCGGCCTGGCCTACCGGGTGGACCGGGGCATCCCGGTGCTGCTCGTCGACGAGGCACGCAAGCCGGCCTGA